One genomic segment of Vulgatibacter sp. includes these proteins:
- the pilQ gene encoding type IV pilus secretin PilQ: MSQVFNKVGAAVGAAVLLLAAGAGAAGALDPNVVVQELREGTAARPAQRLVDAKVRSVGGGTRIDLVADGGVGTYELVELANPPRLALDLHGVKIAPRSGKSLGAGSIRGVRYGEHEGKVRVVIDAAADAPMPKYRIDRTANGLAVRFEGAAVAVAPAEAPKAGRVVVRDVAFAGEGASQVVGVELSKLAGYEVTRPDANTAVLTVKGATLPAELVRSLDTAAFNGPVRTVSSFVDARDGSVKVVVSLAQAAEDKVSVQGSKLSWSFDASALAEVIDESGSVIRSAPVTAAAAQVGQASKGQYTGRRVSFEFKDIDIHNLLRVIAEVSKRNIVVSDDVKGKITVRLRNVPWDQALDLVLKTKGLGKETTGNIIRIAPMQQLAAERDAAAKAAEARENSEPLKVRIIPVNYALAKDVEAKVQDLLTKRGSVTIDDRTNTLIVRDIQDTLGRAESLVRTLDTQTPQVLISARIVEASSNFSRDVGIQWGGNLTASSALGNSTGLAFPAEASARGGVPGAFGGGFGVPTQPNWAVSLPAAIAENQGGGIGFSFGSAGSAAMLNMRLTALETEGVLKTVSAPKVTTLDNKEAIIGQGISIPFSQVSAAGVNTVFVEAKLELKVTPHVTSDGSVLLKIKATNNQPNDTLTGANGQPSITKREAETEVLVKDGDTTVIGGIYTRKTAENLAQVPFFGDIPILGWLFKSRNVVDDRTELLIFISPTIVNRDASVVVGN, from the coding sequence AGGCGCGCTGGACCCGAACGTGGTCGTCCAGGAGCTGCGGGAGGGCACGGCTGCGAGGCCTGCCCAGCGGCTGGTGGATGCGAAGGTGCGTTCGGTCGGCGGCGGCACGCGGATCGACCTCGTCGCCGATGGCGGAGTCGGTACTTACGAGCTGGTGGAGCTGGCGAATCCGCCGCGCCTCGCCCTCGACCTGCATGGCGTGAAGATTGCGCCACGTTCGGGCAAGTCGCTCGGTGCAGGCTCGATCCGCGGCGTCCGCTACGGCGAGCACGAGGGCAAGGTCCGTGTGGTCATCGACGCCGCTGCCGATGCGCCGATGCCGAAGTATCGGATCGACCGCACGGCGAATGGGCTCGCGGTTCGGTTCGAGGGAGCGGCGGTGGCCGTAGCCCCTGCCGAGGCGCCGAAGGCCGGCCGTGTCGTGGTCCGGGACGTGGCGTTTGCGGGAGAGGGGGCCTCGCAGGTGGTCGGCGTCGAGCTCTCGAAGCTCGCCGGCTACGAGGTCACCCGTCCCGATGCCAACACCGCCGTGCTCACCGTGAAGGGGGCGACGCTCCCCGCGGAGCTGGTGCGCTCCCTCGACACCGCCGCGTTCAACGGCCCGGTGCGCACAGTCTCCTCTTTCGTCGACGCCCGCGATGGCTCGGTGAAGGTGGTGGTCTCCCTCGCGCAGGCTGCCGAGGACAAGGTCTCGGTTCAGGGCTCGAAGCTCAGCTGGTCGTTCGATGCGAGCGCCCTCGCCGAAGTGATCGACGAGTCGGGTAGCGTGATTCGCAGCGCGCCGGTGACCGCCGCTGCGGCGCAGGTTGGGCAGGCGAGCAAGGGACAGTACACCGGCCGCCGCGTCTCCTTCGAGTTCAAGGATATCGACATCCACAATCTGCTCCGCGTGATTGCGGAGGTGTCGAAGCGGAACATCGTCGTTTCGGACGACGTGAAGGGCAAGATCACCGTTCGGCTTCGCAACGTGCCCTGGGACCAGGCTCTCGACCTGGTGCTCAAGACCAAGGGGCTCGGCAAGGAGACCACCGGCAACATCATTCGCATCGCGCCGATGCAGCAACTTGCGGCGGAGCGTGATGCCGCTGCCAAGGCTGCCGAAGCCCGGGAGAACTCCGAGCCACTCAAGGTTCGGATCATCCCGGTAAATTACGCTCTCGCGAAGGACGTCGAAGCCAAGGTCCAGGATCTGCTCACGAAGCGCGGCTCGGTGACGATCGACGACCGGACCAACACACTCATCGTCCGCGATATCCAGGACACCCTCGGCCGTGCCGAGAGTCTGGTGCGCACCCTCGATACCCAGACGCCGCAGGTGCTCATCTCGGCCCGCATCGTCGAGGCCTCCTCGAACTTCAGCCGCGATGTCGGCATCCAGTGGGGTGGAAACCTCACGGCTAGCTCCGCGCTGGGCAACAGCACGGGCCTCGCCTTCCCGGCGGAGGCTTCGGCCCGCGGCGGTGTGCCTGGGGCGTTCGGCGGTGGCTTCGGCGTGCCGACCCAGCCGAACTGGGCCGTCAGCCTCCCCGCTGCGATCGCCGAGAACCAGGGTGGCGGCATCGGCTTCTCCTTCGGCTCTGCAGGCAGCGCCGCGATGCTCAACATGCGGCTCACAGCGCTCGAAACCGAAGGTGTCCTGAAGACGGTTTCCGCTCCGAAGGTCACCACGCTCGACAACAAGGAAGCGATCATCGGGCAGGGCATCTCGATCCCCTTCTCCCAGGTCTCCGCTGCCGGCGTGAACACGGTCTTCGTCGAGGCGAAGCTCGAGCTGAAGGTTACGCCGCACGTGACCTCGGACGGCTCGGTGCTCCTCAAGATCAAGGCGACCAACAACCAGCCGAACGACACCCTCACCGGCGCCAACGGTCAGCCTTCGATCACCAAGCGCGAGGCCGAGACCGAGGTGCTCGTGAAGGACGGCGACACTACGGTCATCGGTGGCATCTACACCCGCAAGACCGCCGAGAACCTCGCCCAGGTCCCCTTCTTCGGCGACATCCCGATCCTTGGGTGGCTCTTCAAGAGCCGCAACGTGGTCGACGATCGCACCGAGCTGCTCATCTTCATCTCGCCGACCATCGTGAACCGTGACGCCTCGGTCGTCGTCGGCAACTGA
- a CDS encoding roadblock/LC7 domain-containing protein, translating into MGFRESLEEVCAVEGAVAASVMGFDGIAIDTVTPAAPSVDLEALLVEYGGILSHVKQAAEILQTGKVNELSVGTDRLTTLLRPINPEYFLVLAMTPDGNHGKGRYLLRVNAPRLQNEF; encoded by the coding sequence ATGGGGTTTCGCGAGAGCCTCGAAGAGGTGTGCGCAGTCGAGGGTGCGGTCGCTGCCAGCGTGATGGGCTTCGACGGCATCGCCATCGACACCGTGACGCCAGCTGCGCCCAGCGTGGACCTCGAGGCGCTGCTGGTCGAGTACGGCGGCATCCTCTCCCACGTGAAGCAGGCCGCCGAGATCCTCCAGACCGGCAAGGTGAACGAGCTCTCGGTGGGCACCGACCGCCTCACCACGCTCCTACGCCCGATCAACCCCGAGTACTTCCTCGTCCTGGCGATGACGCCGGACGGGAACCACGGGAAAGGTCGCTACCTGCTCCGCGTTAACGCTCCCAGGCTGCAAAACGAGTTTTGA
- the efp gene encoding elongation factor P, translated as MADIIDTSAFRNGLKIEIDDHPYEIVEFQHVKPGKGAAFVRTKYKSLLNGNTLEKNFRSGDKFVKPDIEEKSMQFLYKEGSDYHFMEQKTFEQTFVPEENLGDAKNFMKENTDVQILFYRGKAIGVSVPNSMDLKIVKCDPGMKGDTVTGAMKPATLETGFVVNVPLFIEEGETIKIDTRSGQYLTRVTG; from the coding sequence ATGGCCGACATCATCGATACCAGCGCGTTCCGGAACGGTCTCAAGATCGAGATCGACGATCATCCGTACGAAATCGTCGAGTTCCAGCACGTGAAGCCGGGCAAGGGCGCGGCCTTCGTGCGGACCAAGTACAAGTCGCTGCTGAACGGCAACACCCTCGAGAAGAACTTCCGCTCCGGCGACAAGTTCGTGAAGCCCGACATCGAGGAGAAGTCGATGCAGTTCCTCTACAAGGAGGGCAGCGACTACCACTTCATGGAGCAGAAGACCTTCGAGCAGACCTTCGTTCCCGAGGAGAACCTGGGCGACGCGAAGAACTTCATGAAGGAGAACACCGACGTCCAGATCCTCTTCTACCGGGGCAAGGCGATCGGCGTCTCGGTGCCGAACTCGATGGACCTCAAGATCGTCAAGTGCGACCCGGGCATGAAGGGCGACACGGTCACCGGCGCGATGAAGCCTGCGACCCTGGAGACGGGCTTCGTGGTCAACGTGCCGCTCTTCATCGAAGAGGGCGAGACGATCAAGATCGACACCCGCTCCGGCCAGTACCTCACCCGCGTCACCGGCTGA